A region of the Dyadobacter sp. CECT 9275 genome:
ACGAATACCAGGAAAAATCGATTCCGTACAATGAAATCTACTAATTGGAGCATGGGCTATCCTATTCCTTCGCAGAATGTCACGGATGCGTTTCCAAATGACGTCCTGCGAACGATCCAGCACTAAGATATTAAAACTGGCTTATAAAGCTCAAGATTTTTGAGAACTTCTCCGGTTCCTTTTACAACCGCCTTTAAAGGATCGTCAGCGATGTGGACGGGGAGTTTGGTTTTCTGTGCAATCCTGCGGTCGAGCCCGTGGATAAGAGCCCCTCCTCCTGTCAGATAAATACCATTTTTAAAGATATCTGCCGAAAGTTCCGGCGGAGCAATTTCCAGTGCTTTCATCACCCCTTCCTCAATTTTGGAAATGGATTTATCCAGCGAGTAGGCAATTTCACTATAAGTAACCCTGATCTCCTTGGGAATACCCGTCATCAGGTCACGTCCGCGGATCAGGTAGTCTTCCAACGGTACTTCTAGCTCAGGAGAAGCGGATCCGATCGCCATTTTTATCAGCTCGGCAGAGCGCTCGCCGATCAGAAGATTATGTTCGCGGCGCATGTAATCCACGATGTCACGGGTGAAAACATCACCTGCGATTCTTACGGATTGTTCACAAACAATACCCGACAAAGCAATGACGGCAATTTCAGTAGTACCACCGCCGATATCGACGATCATAACGCCATTCGGCTGGGTAATATCAATCCCGATACCTATTGCGGCGGCAATCGGCTCATGAACCATGTACACCTCTTTTGCGCCGGCGTGTTCACAGGAATCTTTTACAGCGCGTTTTTCAACTTCGGTAATGCCCGAGGGAATACATACCACCATGCGGTGCGAAGGGGTAAAAAACCTGCTTCCTGTATCGATCATCTTGATCATACCCCTGATCATCATCTCTGCTGCTGTGAAATCGGCAATCACACCATCTTTTAACGGGCGGATGGTCTTAATATTTTCGTTTGTTTTTTCATGCATCTGCATTGCCGTATGACCGATGGCCAGCACCTTTCCGGTGGTTTTATCCATTGCAATAATGGAAGGTTCATCAACGACAACGGTATCTTTGTGAATGATAAGCGTGTTGGCCGTACCCAAATCTATTGCTATATCACTTGTCAAAAAATCAAACAATCCCATATATATGTTAAATATTTTATCTCATTGTAATTTTAGGTGTGCAAAATTACAGATAATTACCCACAAACAAAGGCATTTAATAAATTTAGGGGATTGCGCAGTAACAAGCCAGTAGGGCCGTCTTAGGTCTTGTTTAAATATAGAATTTGCAAATCCTGTGTACCTTTGTTTTCACTATGGGAATCAGAGCACTATTAAGCGAGCCATTGGCTAAGTACATCGTTCAAAAGCAAAGGGAATGGATTGAACGGAGTGTGGAAGTTCAGGAAGAATGGCGAAAAAGGCTGGTAAAACAAGCGGGGGCAACTCAGTTTGGAAAGGATCATTTTTTCAGGGACATCCATTCCTATGCCGATTTCAGACAGGCTGTGCCTATAAGCGATTATGAAGACATCAAAGGATATATAGCGCGTATCAAACAGGGAGAGGAAAATATACTCTGGCCAGGGAAACCTCTGTACTTTGCCAAAACATCCGGCACCACATCCGGCACCAAATACATTCCGATTTCGAAAGATTCCATATCCAATCATATCGACTCTGCGCGTAATGCGATACTTAACTATATAGCCGAAACGAAGAAAGCGGCTTTTCTGGACAAAAAGCTTATTTTTCTTTCCGGAAGTCCGGTTCTGACCGAGACAGGCGGAGTGCTCACAGGCAGGCTCTCTGGCATTTCAAACCACCATGTTCCGGCCTATCTGCGCTCCAATCAGCTTCCAAGTTACGAAACCAACTGCATTGAAGACTGGGAAACGAAACTTGAAAAAATCATTGACGAAACGCTGGGTCAGCCGATGTCACTCATCTCTGGGATACCTCCCTGGGTACAGATGTACTTCGACAGGATCATTGAACGGACAGGCAGACAGATCAAGGATGTATTTCCTGACTTCTCCCTGTTTATTTACGGAGGTGTGAATTTTGAACCTTACCGGGCCAAATTATTTGAGTCGATAGGCAAGCCTGTGGACTCCATTGAGCTATACCCTGCATCGGAGGGGTTTCTGGCTTACCAGGATTCTCAGTATGAAGAGGGGATGCTGCTGTTGCTTAACACAGGTATCTTTTACGAATTTATACCTGCCGAGAACTATTATGATGAAAACCCGGTGCGGTTGTCAATAGGGGAGGTAGAGGTTGGCCGGAATTATGCTGTGATCATCAACAGTAACGCCGGGCTCTGGGGATACTCGATCGGCGATACTGTCAGGTTTGTTTCCACAAATCCTTACCGCGTAATTGTCAGCGGGCGGATCAAGCATTTTATATCTGCATTCGGGGAGCATGTTATTGGCGAGGAAATAGAGAAAGCATTGCAATACGCGATGACCCGTCACCCGGAGGTGGAGGTTACTGAATTTACCGTGGCGCCCATGGTGTCTCCGGCGGAAGGCCTGCCGTACCATGAATGGCTGATCGAATTTGCAAGGGAACCGGCTAGTCCGGAGCAATTTGCCCAGGACATAGACCAGAAGCTGACGGAACTGAACGTATATTACGATGACCTTATTACCGGAAATATTCTTCGCCGTCTGATCATTAAGAATTTACCTAAGAATGCATTCATCAATTATATGCGGTCACAAGGGAAACTGGGCGGACAAAATAAAGTCCCGAGGCTTTCCAATGACCGGAAAATTGCGGATGAACTGTCGGGGCTAGCAACTTCCTGACCAACACGTTTTAATGAAGCCCATTGTATGAATAAAAAAGGGATTGCCATTCTGGGTTCAACCGGCTCAATCGGGACACAGGCGCTGGAGGTGATCAGAGCCAACAGTAGTTCTTTTTCAGTAGAAGTCTTAACCGCACGGAGCAACGCGGAGCTGCTTATCCGGCAGGCGATCGAATTCCGGCCAAAGGAAGTAGTAATTACTACCCAGAGCCTATATAATCAGGTTGCCGGGGCGTTGCGCAATCTTCCCATCAAAATATATGCAGGTGATGAAGCCCTGGGCGATGTGGTGCAGTCGGGCTCGGTGGATATGGTATTGACGGCTATGGTAGGTTATTCCGGCTTGCTGCCAACGATTAAAGCCATTGGGGCGGGAAAAGATATCGCGCTGGCCAATAAAGAAACCCTGGTAGTTGCGGGAGAGCTTGTTACCTCTCTGGCAAGGGAAAACGGGGTCCATATTTTTCCGGTTGATTCAGAACATTCAGCCATTTTTCAATGCCTGGCCGGAGAAGCAGATAACCGCATTGAAAAAATCATCCTGACAGCCTCGGGAGGACCTTTCAGAGGAAAGGACAGGGCGTTTTTGGCCGGTGTTACCAGGCAGCAGGCGCTCAGGCACCCGAACTGGAGCATGGGTGCCAAAATTACCATTGACTCGGCAACTTTAATGAATAAAGGCCTCGAGGTTATTGAAGCCAAATGGCTTTTTGATCTGGAACCTTCCCGGATCGATGTAATTGTGCATCCGCAAAGCATCATTCATTCCATGGTTCAGTTTGGCGACGGCAGCATTAAAGCACAGATGGGATTGCCGGACATGAAACTACCCATACAGTACGCCCTTGGCTATCCCAAAAGGCTTCAGTCCGATTTTCCGAGATTTGATTTCAGCAACTATCCCTCACTTACTTTTGAAAAACCTGACCTGGAAACTTTCCGAAATCTGGTTCTTGCTTACGAAGCATTGGAAAAGGGTGGAAATGCAGCCTGTGTTGTTAATGCAGCCAATGAAATAGCGGTAGAAGCGTTTTTACAGGAGAAAATAGGTTTTCTTGAAATATCTGATGTAATTATTGATAGTGTCGCCAAAATTAAGTTTATAAAAAAACCATCTTTTCAGGACTACGTTGAAACGGATCAGGAAACAAGGCGTTTTGCAACAAATATGATACAAGTCAGGATTTAGATGAAAAGCGAATTTTTAAAATATCTTTCGGTAGCACTTGCCAGCACTCTGAAGTTTTTCGGGGGGCCTATCACCGGTGTTGTCCTGAAACTTAACTGGGTAGAAACCGCAATATGTTCTGCTGCGGGGATGATGTTTACGGTATTTCTGCTTACTTATGTAGGAAAGGGGATACAGGCATTGACCGCAAAGAGAAGGAAAACACCCCCCAAAAGATTTACAAGAACAAATCGGCTGGCGGTCAGAATCTGGAAAAAGTTTGGGATCGTTGGGATTGCGTTTCTTACACCACCGTTATTTACACCCCTGTTTGGCCCGATTCTGGCGGTGGCCTTTAAGGTACCGCGTGCTTCTATTTTTTTGTGGATGGCTGTGAGTGCAGTAGCCTGGGGCCTCGGAATTTCCTACATTGCGCACAAGGTTACGTTTATCCAGGAATGGTTCAGATAGCAGGCGCGGCGTCGGTCCGGCATTAAATCCTTGTTTCCGCTCTATATCCCGTACGCCTATCTGCTGACTTCCTTTTTAGGGGC
Encoded here:
- a CDS encoding rod shape-determining protein, which produces MGLFDFLTSDIAIDLGTANTLIIHKDTVVVDEPSIIAMDKTTGKVLAIGHTAMQMHEKTNENIKTIRPLKDGVIADFTAAEMMIRGMIKMIDTGSRFFTPSHRMVVCIPSGITEVEKRAVKDSCEHAGAKEVYMVHEPIAAAIGIGIDITQPNGVMIVDIGGGTTEIAVIALSGIVCEQSVRIAGDVFTRDIVDYMRREHNLLIGERSAELIKMAIGSASPELEVPLEDYLIRGRDLMTGIPKEIRVTYSEIAYSLDKSISKIEEGVMKALEIAPPELSADIFKNGIYLTGGGALIHGLDRRIAQKTKLPVHIADDPLKAVVKGTGEVLKNLELYKPVLIS
- a CDS encoding GH3 auxin-responsive promoter family protein; the protein is MGIRALLSEPLAKYIVQKQREWIERSVEVQEEWRKRLVKQAGATQFGKDHFFRDIHSYADFRQAVPISDYEDIKGYIARIKQGEENILWPGKPLYFAKTSGTTSGTKYIPISKDSISNHIDSARNAILNYIAETKKAAFLDKKLIFLSGSPVLTETGGVLTGRLSGISNHHVPAYLRSNQLPSYETNCIEDWETKLEKIIDETLGQPMSLISGIPPWVQMYFDRIIERTGRQIKDVFPDFSLFIYGGVNFEPYRAKLFESIGKPVDSIELYPASEGFLAYQDSQYEEGMLLLLNTGIFYEFIPAENYYDENPVRLSIGEVEVGRNYAVIINSNAGLWGYSIGDTVRFVSTNPYRVIVSGRIKHFISAFGEHVIGEEIEKALQYAMTRHPEVEVTEFTVAPMVSPAEGLPYHEWLIEFAREPASPEQFAQDIDQKLTELNVYYDDLITGNILRRLIIKNLPKNAFINYMRSQGKLGGQNKVPRLSNDRKIADELSGLATS
- a CDS encoding 1-deoxy-D-xylulose-5-phosphate reductoisomerase, with protein sequence MNKKGIAILGSTGSIGTQALEVIRANSSSFSVEVLTARSNAELLIRQAIEFRPKEVVITTQSLYNQVAGALRNLPIKIYAGDEALGDVVQSGSVDMVLTAMVGYSGLLPTIKAIGAGKDIALANKETLVVAGELVTSLARENGVHIFPVDSEHSAIFQCLAGEADNRIEKIILTASGGPFRGKDRAFLAGVTRQQALRHPNWSMGAKITIDSATLMNKGLEVIEAKWLFDLEPSRIDVIVHPQSIIHSMVQFGDGSIKAQMGLPDMKLPIQYALGYPKRLQSDFPRFDFSNYPSLTFEKPDLETFRNLVLAYEALEKGGNAACVVNAANEIAVEAFLQEKIGFLEISDVIIDSVAKIKFIKKPSFQDYVETDQETRRFATNMIQVRI